From Algoriphagus sp. NG3, the proteins below share one genomic window:
- the rhuM gene encoding RhuM family protein has translation MENKIEIYQGSNGQTQIEVKFEGETFWLSLQQIAELYNRDKSVISRHIRNIYNEGELERESTVAKNATVQTEGKRRIHREMEYFNLDLILSVGYRVNSKQGTQFRIWATQRLKDFLVQGYAINEARLSQKQQEVQTLKDGIRILSRAIEQKAIDQNLDWLNHFARGLELLDDYDHENLDKKGLTKRQAHYPELADYKKVIQSMKSDFESGVFGREKDGSFESAVAQISKGFGEEEFYPTLEEKAATLLYLIVKNHGFVDGNKRIAAACFLLFLQSNNLLHNSEGVSIISNDALASLTLFIASSKPEEMETVKKLVISVLNRNY, from the coding sequence ATGGAAAATAAAATCGAAATATACCAAGGCTCCAATGGTCAAACCCAAATAGAAGTAAAGTTTGAAGGCGAAACGTTTTGGCTTTCGCTCCAACAAATTGCAGAACTTTATAATCGTGATAAATCAGTTATTTCCAGGCATATAAGAAATATTTATAATGAAGGTGAGCTCGAAAGAGAATCAACTGTTGCAAAAAATGCAACAGTTCAAACCGAAGGAAAAAGGAGGATTCATCGTGAAATGGAATACTTTAACCTCGACCTCATTTTATCTGTGGGGTATCGGGTGAATTCTAAACAAGGTACGCAATTCAGAATCTGGGCTACTCAAAGATTAAAAGACTTTCTCGTTCAAGGGTATGCGATCAATGAGGCAAGACTTTCTCAGAAACAACAAGAAGTCCAGACCCTTAAAGACGGTATTCGAATCTTAAGTCGGGCAATTGAACAAAAAGCAATAGATCAAAACTTGGATTGGCTTAACCATTTTGCCAGAGGTCTTGAGCTGCTCGATGATTATGATCATGAAAACCTTGATAAAAAAGGGTTAACTAAAAGACAGGCACATTATCCAGAGTTGGCTGATTACAAAAAAGTAATTCAGTCAATGAAATCAGATTTTGAGTCTGGTGTGTTTGGGAGGGAAAAAGACGGAAGCTTTGAAAGTGCAGTTGCACAAATCAGCAAAGGTTTTGGTGAAGAGGAATTCTATCCTACTCTAGAGGAAAAAGCAGCTACACTTCTGTACCTTATTGTCAAGAACCACGGATTCGTAGATGGCAACAAAAGGATAGCTGCAGCTTGTTTCCTTCTCTTTTTACAGTCAAACAACCTATTGCATAATAGTGAAGGTGTTTCTATCATCAGCAATGATGCACTTGCCAGCTTAACCTTGTTCATTGCTTCCAGCAAGCCGGAAGAAATGGAAACGGTGAAGAAACTTGTGATCAGTGTGCTGAATAGGAATTATTAA
- a CDS encoding relaxase/mobilization nuclease domain-containing protein translates to MVAIIKTSASLRRPFHYNETKVEKGLAELLLAQNYPIKNADQTAELRLKYLLKLSELNSRTLVNAVHISLNFAPGEDFENKKLQEISREYMRGIGFENQPYLVYKHTDAGHPHLHIVTTNIELDGKRIPLHNIGKLKSEPTRKAIEKQFVLVPAESQKQGLFIAKPVSISTLEYGKSETKRAIGNVLQHVLKNYSYTSLPELNAVLKGYKIVADRGTEESRVFKNKGLLYRVLDDEGNKIGVPIKASSFHFRATLNGIESKFESNKVERKKHINSIRSAIDITVLKMSKGHLDEAIESLEKQGITTVKRENQDGRLYGVTFVDHRTKCVFNGSVLGKQYSAKGLMERFESDQNEAKITQALPAKTQRMPRDNEGVLPSTITDTERISDSPSRSSRSLLETVLTPEETYSHVPFELRKKKRKKRKKLKN, encoded by the coding sequence ATGGTTGCAATCATAAAGACCAGTGCATCTTTGAGACGACCTTTTCACTATAATGAAACAAAGGTGGAAAAAGGATTGGCTGAATTGCTTTTGGCTCAAAACTATCCTATCAAAAATGCGGATCAGACTGCTGAATTGCGGTTAAAATATTTATTGAAACTGTCTGAATTAAACTCCAGGACTTTGGTTAATGCAGTCCATATCTCATTGAATTTTGCCCCCGGAGAGGACTTTGAAAATAAAAAATTGCAGGAGATTTCCAGAGAATATATGCGAGGGATCGGCTTTGAAAACCAGCCTTATCTTGTATATAAACATACGGATGCAGGCCACCCACATCTGCATATTGTGACGACAAATATTGAGCTTGACGGCAAGCGGATTCCATTGCATAACATCGGTAAACTCAAGTCTGAACCAACCCGGAAAGCAATCGAGAAACAGTTTGTTTTGGTGCCAGCCGAGTCCCAGAAACAGGGGCTTTTTATCGCCAAACCAGTTTCCATTTCAACACTGGAATATGGTAAATCAGAAACAAAACGGGCTATTGGAAATGTGTTGCAACATGTGTTAAAAAACTACAGCTACACTTCCCTGCCTGAGCTAAATGCGGTATTGAAGGGCTATAAAATAGTAGCTGATCGTGGGACTGAAGAATCACGGGTTTTTAAAAACAAGGGCCTGCTTTACCGGGTGTTGGATGATGAAGGAAATAAGATTGGCGTACCAATAAAGGCCAGCAGTTTTCACTTTCGGGCAACGCTGAATGGGATTGAATCCAAGTTTGAATCCAATAAAGTGGAGCGCAAGAAACATATCAATTCAATACGCTCAGCCATTGATATAACTGTGTTGAAAATGTCAAAAGGCCATTTAGATGAAGCAATAGAAAGCCTGGAAAAGCAGGGGATAACCACTGTAAAAAGAGAGAATCAAGATGGGCGATTGTATGGGGTCACCTTTGTGGATCATCGAACCAAATGTGTATTTAATGGAAGTGTATTGGGTAAACAATATAGCGCCAAAGGACTGATGGAAAGATTTGAATCCGATCAGAATGAAGCTAAAATCACTCAAGCATTACCGGCAAAAACTCAAAGAATGCCACGGGATAATGAGGGAGTTCTCCCGTCAACTATTACAGATACCGAAAGAATAAGTGACAGTCCAAGCAGGTCTTCACGAAGCCTTTTGGAGACAGTGCTCACTCCGGAAGAAACGTATAGCCATGTGCCATTTGAGTTGCGGAAGAAGAAAAGAAAAAAGAGAAAGAAGCTGAAAAATTAG
- a CDS encoding site-specific integrase, producing the protein MLEKSFGLLFFLKQSKKNTTGDKYVYLRITVDGKSKDLSTKRLWSQKRWNANIGRANGNKEEDRTLNAYLDSLHHKVLQAKKQLIDSDKEVTSEALKNLLLGIGEKKRMILEIFQEHNDRVEALLDKEFAYGTLQRYRTSLDHTRSFIRWKYNMEDIDIKSLDYDFISGYSFWLRSIQNCSHNTTVKYLANFKKIVLICIKNGWLLRNPFIQFKMVKKEVNRVFLTWHEIQTITNKRFATDRLNHVRDIFLFSCYTGLAYIDVKNLSRNQISKGIDGEQWIYTHRQKTDSPTRLPLLPKALELIEKYRDHPQCKDGTHVLPVLSNQKMNSYLKEIADVCEINKPLTFHIARHTFATTITLANGVPIETVSKMLGHKSLKQTQHYAKILDTKISFDMQALREKLQ; encoded by the coding sequence ATGTTAGAAAAAAGCTTCGGATTGCTCTTCTTTTTGAAACAATCGAAAAAAAACACCACAGGAGACAAGTATGTATACTTGCGAATTACAGTTGACGGAAAATCTAAAGACCTGTCAACAAAAAGATTATGGAGCCAAAAACGTTGGAATGCAAACATTGGCCGGGCAAACGGTAACAAAGAAGAGGACCGCACTTTAAACGCCTACCTAGATTCTCTCCACCACAAAGTACTTCAGGCAAAAAAACAGCTAATTGATTCAGATAAGGAAGTGACTTCTGAAGCATTAAAAAACTTGTTACTTGGAATCGGAGAAAAGAAAAGGATGATTCTTGAAATCTTCCAGGAACACAACGACCGGGTAGAGGCCTTATTGGATAAAGAATTTGCCTATGGGACACTTCAACGGTACCGCACATCCTTAGATCATACCCGAAGTTTTATTCGCTGGAAATACAATATGGAGGATATAGATATCAAGTCTCTTGATTACGATTTCATCTCTGGCTATTCCTTTTGGCTAAGGTCTATCCAAAACTGCAGTCACAATACCACAGTAAAATACTTGGCCAACTTTAAAAAAATCGTCTTGATCTGTATAAAGAATGGCTGGCTTCTTAGGAACCCATTTATCCAGTTCAAGATGGTCAAAAAAGAAGTTAACCGCGTTTTTTTAACATGGCATGAAATCCAAACTATCACTAACAAAAGATTTGCAACTGACCGGCTAAACCACGTGAGGGATATCTTTCTCTTTAGCTGCTATACTGGACTTGCTTACATAGATGTCAAAAACCTCAGCAGGAATCAGATATCCAAAGGAATTGACGGAGAACAGTGGATCTATACCCATCGACAAAAAACGGACTCTCCTACCCGTTTGCCCTTATTGCCAAAAGCTTTGGAGCTTATTGAAAAGTACAGAGACCACCCTCAATGTAAGGACGGGACTCATGTATTGCCGGTATTGAGCAACCAAAAGATGAATTCCTATTTGAAAGAGATTGCGGATGTATGTGAGATCAATAAACCACTCACCTTTCATATTGCACGTCACACCTTTGCTACAACCATAACCTTGGCCAATGGTGTCCCTATTGAAACCGTATCAAAAATGCTAGGGCACAAATCGTTAAAACAGACTCAGCATTATGCAAAGATTTTGGACACCAAAATAAGCTTTGATATGCAGGCTCTTAGAGAGAAGCTACAATGA
- a CDS encoding lactonase family protein: MKKTLLAAALLAGSLACSTNKTIEMTEAPITYSFLVGTYTEEASQGINQLDFTPSEGKLEIRTVFPGIQNPSFVLASSSGELVYSLEEINDVPGGNVISFSRSSDQAELTKISETPSFGNHPCYLALSPDEKSLTVANYSGGNLSAYKIAPNGELALLQTVQHEGSSTNKDRQNSPHVHSTVFSPDGKYLLAADLGTDQIYVYDFDRNASEPLVLNNTSKTQPGDGPRHLVFSSDGTEVFILQELTAMLEVLDFSEGKLVSKQRISLVTDGFTGAVGAAEIRVSPDGKHIYASNRGDANTLSVFTKKDDGNYWLIQQIDSGGRMPRNFNLTSDGKYLLSANQASNDIVVFERDEESGKLTQTPMKAEVHKPVYLFRLGD; encoded by the coding sequence ATGAAGAAAACACTTTTAGCAGCAGCATTACTTGCAGGTTCCCTTGCCTGCTCCACCAATAAAACCATCGAAATGACGGAAGCTCCAATAACCTACTCTTTTTTGGTAGGTACCTATACAGAGGAAGCAAGCCAGGGAATCAACCAACTTGATTTCACCCCCTCGGAAGGCAAACTGGAAATACGGACTGTCTTCCCGGGAATTCAAAATCCTTCTTTTGTGCTGGCCAGTTCTTCAGGAGAGCTGGTCTATTCCCTTGAGGAAATAAATGATGTGCCGGGAGGAAATGTCATCAGTTTTAGCCGCTCCTCCGATCAAGCTGAACTCACCAAAATCTCTGAAACACCAAGTTTTGGTAATCATCCCTGCTATCTGGCGCTTTCTCCCGATGAAAAATCCCTAACTGTGGCCAATTACAGTGGTGGCAACCTAAGTGCTTATAAAATAGCCCCTAATGGAGAATTAGCTCTTCTTCAGACTGTTCAGCACGAAGGTAGCAGTACCAATAAAGACAGACAAAATTCTCCCCATGTGCATAGTACCGTATTCAGTCCTGACGGAAAATATCTGCTTGCCGCCGACCTAGGCACAGATCAGATTTACGTTTATGATTTTGACCGAAATGCATCTGAACCACTTGTATTAAATAACACATCCAAAACCCAGCCTGGGGATGGTCCTCGGCATCTTGTGTTTTCATCCGATGGTACAGAGGTATTTATATTGCAGGAACTGACAGCTATGCTGGAAGTATTGGATTTCAGCGAAGGCAAGCTTGTCTCCAAGCAAAGAATATCTCTTGTAACCGATGGATTCACCGGAGCAGTTGGGGCTGCTGAAATACGGGTTTCCCCTGACGGAAAGCATATCTATGCGTCCAATCGTGGAGATGCCAATACACTTTCAGTATTTACCAAAAAAGATGACGGGAATTACTGGCTGATCCAGCAGATAGATTCCGGGGGAAGAATGCCTCGAAATTTCAATCTGACTTCGGATGGCAAATACCTTCTTTCCGCCAATCAAGCAAGCAATGACATTGTGGTATTTGAGCGGGATGAAGAGAGCGGAAAGCTCACCCAAACTCCTATGAAGGCGGAAGTTCACAAACCCGTATATCTGTTTAGGCTTGGTGACTAA
- a CDS encoding plasmid mobilization protein has protein sequence MKEENKRNKWLHIRLTDRELLKLKGNFEETVHDNLSEYSRRILLKKLVIGRYRDTGIQELLRELTALKRDLHGLATNYNQLAKKMNTATDDELNTNRFKVVKLEQSIQESLKQVNQFIDQTAEKWLQS, from the coding sequence ATGAAGGAAGAAAACAAGAGGAACAAATGGTTGCATATCCGATTGACTGACCGGGAATTGCTGAAGCTAAAGGGAAATTTTGAAGAAACAGTGCATGATAATCTGAGTGAATATTCCAGAAGGATATTGCTCAAAAAATTGGTGATTGGCAGGTATCGGGATACCGGTATTCAGGAACTTTTAAGGGAGTTGACAGCACTGAAACGAGATCTCCATGGCCTGGCGACTAATTATAATCAGTTGGCTAAAAAGATGAATACGGCTACAGATGATGAATTAAACACCAACCGTTTTAAGGTCGTGAAATTGGAGCAAAGTATCCAAGAATCACTGAAGCAAGTGAACCAATTTATTGATCAAACAGCGGAGAAATGGTTGCAATCATAA
- a CDS encoding RteC domain-containing protein, giving the protein MKAFVETLFGEMELSLKEVAKDTSNEIQKAERCCQVINAILIRLKEFMAGYTFRDGEEEILFFKEYKPLLFKELIFYSELTYIEAKKPIGKKEQIKSYFPHVLDQIQEFFVRNHQLYIYYQLGKSDQDEKLFMRNSMPVSLIRDYSFDFDPSFSTVNSSKLAKIMAYESLTDHIRKIIHRLEMGSDAVGSEVSVHEWTDSKSSLIELAYALHSRGAVNHGKSDVKAIITLMESLFNVQVGNFYRTFQSMRGRKKNRTIFLDSLKESLVKRMDDTDMGY; this is encoded by the coding sequence ATGAAAGCATTTGTAGAAACGCTTTTTGGGGAGATGGAGTTATCGCTGAAAGAGGTGGCGAAGGATACTTCAAACGAGATACAAAAAGCTGAGCGATGTTGTCAGGTGATCAATGCGATATTGATCCGGTTGAAGGAATTTATGGCGGGCTATACATTCCGTGATGGGGAAGAGGAGATCCTGTTTTTTAAGGAATACAAGCCCCTGCTCTTTAAGGAACTGATTTTCTATTCCGAGCTTACTTACATAGAGGCGAAAAAGCCAATTGGCAAAAAAGAGCAGATCAAAAGCTATTTCCCCCATGTGTTGGATCAGATCCAGGAGTTCTTTGTCAGGAATCACCAGCTATACATTTATTACCAACTGGGGAAAAGTGATCAGGATGAGAAACTGTTTATGAGGAATTCCATGCCTGTGTCACTGATCCGCGACTATTCCTTTGATTTTGACCCTTCATTTTCCACTGTCAACAGCAGCAAGCTGGCTAAGATTATGGCCTATGAAAGTCTGACCGATCATATCCGCAAAATTATCCATAGGCTGGAAATGGGTAGTGATGCTGTAGGGAGTGAGGTTTCCGTGCATGAATGGACGGATTCAAAATCTAGCTTGATCGAGTTGGCTTATGCCTTACATTCCAGGGGAGCAGTAAATCATGGGAAAAGTGATGTGAAGGCGATCATCACACTGATGGAATCCCTATTTAATGTGCAGGTAGGAAACTTTTACCGCACCTTTCAGAGTATGCGGGGCAGAAAGAAGAACAGGACCATTTTCCTGGACAGCCTGAAGGAAAGTCTGGTGAAGCGGATGGATGATACGGATATGGGGTATTAA
- a CDS encoding o-succinylbenzoate synthase: MSDFTQITFDYLKRTLSFKFDAGTSRGVLKTKEVYWIKAFFEGNSQRVGWGEAAPLVKLSLDDRVDFEQVLQETLKELAQVKWEIDQKGVLIQLSKLIPFELPSLRFALETAILDLLNGGVKKIFEGDFVVGKKAIPINGLIWMGQKDFMLEQIEEKLEEGFDCLKMKIGAIDFTQELDLLEYIRTRFSKDEIVLRVDANGAFAVEEAAEKLDKLAKYDLHSIEQPIRAGNWDAMKKLCAITPLPIALDEELIGVKDKAGLLDAVRPQHIILKPTLVGGILETQEWIALAEERGIGWWMTSALESNIGLNAISQFADKLGATIQQGLGTGKLYNNNLESPLVISQGHIIYNPTLVWEEPS, encoded by the coding sequence ATGTCTGATTTTACCCAAATTACTTTCGATTATCTAAAGAGAACCTTGAGCTTCAAGTTTGATGCCGGTACTTCCAGGGGAGTATTGAAAACCAAAGAAGTATATTGGATCAAAGCGTTTTTTGAAGGAAATTCCCAACGGGTAGGCTGGGGAGAGGCAGCTCCATTAGTGAAGTTAAGTTTGGATGATAGAGTGGATTTTGAACAGGTTCTTCAGGAGACTTTGAAGGAACTGGCCCAAGTGAAATGGGAAATCGATCAAAAAGGCGTATTGATCCAGTTGAGCAAATTAATACCCTTTGAATTGCCTAGTCTAAGGTTTGCGTTGGAAACAGCCATTCTTGATTTGCTGAATGGGGGTGTAAAGAAGATTTTCGAAGGGGATTTTGTAGTGGGGAAAAAGGCCATTCCCATCAACGGGCTCATATGGATGGGGCAAAAGGATTTTATGCTGGAACAGATCGAGGAGAAATTGGAAGAAGGGTTTGACTGCCTCAAAATGAAAATAGGAGCCATAGACTTTACCCAGGAGCTGGATTTGCTGGAGTATATACGCACCAGATTTTCTAAGGATGAAATAGTTCTAAGAGTGGATGCGAATGGTGCGTTTGCTGTAGAAGAAGCTGCGGAAAAATTGGATAAGCTCGCCAAATACGACCTGCATAGCATAGAGCAGCCTATTAGAGCTGGAAACTGGGATGCCATGAAGAAGCTTTGCGCAATCACTCCCCTACCTATAGCACTCGATGAAGAATTGATCGGAGTGAAGGACAAAGCAGGACTACTGGATGCTGTAAGACCTCAACATATTATACTTAAACCAACCTTGGTAGGCGGGATATTGGAAACACAAGAATGGATCGCCCTCGCTGAGGAACGTGGGATAGGCTGGTGGATGACTTCTGCACTGGAGAGTAACATAGGGCTTAATGCCATCTCACAGTTTGCGGATAAGTTGGGGGCTACTATTCAACAAGGTTTGGGTACTGGGAAATTATATAACAATAACCTGGAGTCACCACTGGTGATTTCTCAGGGTCATATCATATATAACCCAACTCTTGTATGGGAGGAGCCATCTTAG
- a CDS encoding S-adenosylmethionine:tRNA ribosyltransferase-isomerase, with the protein MQIPAIDLKEYEYTLPEDKIAKFPLATRDASKLLHYNSGKISHLNFNNIPDLLPADTLLVYNDTKVIPARLIFQRETGARIEIFLLQPIAPTTVIPEIMLARHPVVWETMIGNSKKWKDGEILKGQVQYGANTISLYAKLIDRESRQVEFSWDNSEVAFVDLVEASGEVPLPPYLNRKPIEEDKSRYQTVYSEKEGAVAAPTAGLHFTEKIFQKLKAKGIQQAQVTLHVSAGTFQPIKASQITEHPMHSEQIHVTRETIERILPNLGQVVAVGTTSVRTLESLYWFGVKLLEEKGEDLHIEKLYPYQERESQPSPQSSFEAVLAHMENKGLNTLMGTTEIFIFPGYTFKVVRGLITNFHQPGSTLILLIATILGEDWKRVYGEALEKNYRFLSYGDSSLLWI; encoded by the coding sequence ATGCAGATCCCAGCAATTGATTTAAAAGAATACGAATATACATTACCCGAAGATAAGATTGCCAAATTCCCCCTGGCAACCCGGGATGCTTCAAAATTATTGCATTATAATTCAGGTAAGATCTCCCACCTAAATTTCAACAACATACCCGATTTGCTCCCGGCGGACACCTTGCTGGTTTACAATGACACCAAAGTTATCCCTGCGCGGTTGATATTTCAGCGGGAGACAGGTGCCAGAATTGAGATTTTTTTACTCCAACCAATTGCTCCCACTACTGTGATCCCCGAAATCATGCTGGCCCGACACCCGGTGGTATGGGAAACGATGATCGGAAATTCAAAAAAGTGGAAAGACGGGGAAATTTTAAAAGGACAGGTTCAATACGGAGCAAATACGATCAGTCTATATGCAAAATTAATTGATAGAGAATCCCGGCAGGTAGAGTTCTCTTGGGACAATTCAGAGGTGGCTTTTGTAGATCTGGTAGAAGCCAGCGGAGAGGTCCCCCTTCCTCCTTACCTAAACCGAAAACCTATAGAAGAGGATAAATCTCGCTACCAAACCGTGTATTCGGAAAAAGAAGGTGCCGTAGCCGCCCCAACAGCTGGTTTGCACTTTACAGAGAAAATATTTCAAAAACTTAAAGCCAAAGGCATACAGCAAGCCCAGGTCACACTCCACGTGAGTGCTGGCACGTTTCAGCCGATCAAGGCTTCCCAGATCACTGAGCACCCGATGCACAGTGAGCAAATCCATGTCACGCGGGAGACGATTGAACGGATATTGCCCAATCTAGGACAGGTAGTAGCCGTGGGTACCACCTCAGTACGTACCTTGGAAAGCTTGTATTGGTTTGGCGTAAAATTGCTTGAGGAAAAAGGGGAAGACCTACATATCGAAAAGCTATACCCTTATCAAGAAAGGGAAAGTCAACCTAGCCCTCAATCGTCTTTTGAAGCTGTTCTTGCCCACATGGAGAACAAAGGGTTAAATACACTTATGGGTACTACCGAGATATTTATTTTCCCCGGTTATACATTCAAGGTTGTCCGAGGTCTGATCACCAACTTCCATCAGCCAGGCTCAACACTGATCCTATTGATCGCAACAATACTCGGGGAGGACTGGAAACGGGTATATGGGGAGGCGTTGGAAAAAAACTACAGGTTTTTAAGCTATGGAGACAGCAGCTTGCTTTGGATCTAG
- the mobC gene encoding conjugal transfer protein MobC translates to MGMQTGENEQGLRKILDMTRLMGIGVLGLHFYYYCYTTFQVWGLFTDLTNGVLEHVFNTGLFENFSTSKLIAIALLAISLLGIKGRKNEKMNTKTASVYGLLGLIFYFGSYFILYWKAPFEWISMAYMTVTSIGFLLILSGGTKLSRIIHDRLSADVFNSENETFPQEERLIENEFSVNLPAKYSLKGKIRDSWINIINPFRGVMVLGTPGSGKSYFVIRHVITQHIKKGFSMFVYDFKFDDLSAIVYNTWLQNKHRYKIIPEFYVINFDDLTRSHRCNPLAPETMLDITDAAESARTILMGLNREWIKKQGDFFVESPINFLTAIIWFLRKYNDGEFCTLPHVIELMQADYDELFTVLRTEKDIDVLINPFVNAYLNDVMEQLEGQIASAKISMARLSSAQLYYVLSGNDFTLDINNPEEPKLVCMGNNPQKIQIYGAVLSLYVNRLVKLVNQKGKLKSSLIFDEFPTIYLNGMDSLIATARSNKVATTIGIQDLSQLRKDYGRELADVIMGIVGNIVSGQVNGDSAKQLSDRIGKIMQDRQSLSINSGDTSISKSKQLESAVPPSTISSLSSGEFVGMVADNPDCKMTLKAFHSEIINDHNALKREQENYVPIPEIRKINSTIVQRNYLQIKQDVRDIIQAEMSRLLNDPGQKHLVIKKEG, encoded by the coding sequence ATGGGAATGCAGACTGGCGAAAATGAACAGGGGTTACGAAAGATTCTGGATATGACCAGGCTAATGGGGATTGGGGTTTTGGGACTACATTTTTACTATTATTGCTATACCACATTCCAGGTTTGGGGGTTGTTTACTGATCTGACGAATGGGGTTTTAGAGCACGTTTTTAATACCGGTCTCTTTGAGAATTTTTCCACCTCCAAACTTATTGCAATTGCCTTGCTGGCCATCTCTCTTTTGGGAATCAAGGGGAGGAAGAATGAAAAAATGAATACCAAAACAGCATCGGTTTATGGTCTTCTGGGACTGATATTTTATTTTGGAAGTTACTTCATATTGTATTGGAAAGCTCCGTTTGAATGGATTTCGATGGCTTACATGACAGTCACCTCCATAGGTTTTTTGCTAATCCTTTCTGGCGGGACCAAGCTCTCTAGAATTATTCATGATCGTCTCAGTGCTGATGTTTTCAATTCAGAAAATGAGACTTTTCCCCAGGAAGAACGGCTGATTGAGAATGAGTTTTCGGTAAATCTCCCGGCTAAATATAGTCTGAAAGGTAAAATTCGAGACAGCTGGATCAATATCATCAATCCTTTTCGCGGGGTGATGGTTTTGGGAACACCGGGGTCGGGGAAGAGCTATTTTGTGATCCGTCATGTGATCACCCAGCACATTAAAAAAGGCTTCTCTATGTTTGTGTACGACTTCAAATTCGATGATTTATCCGCTATTGTTTACAATACCTGGCTGCAGAATAAACATCGTTATAAAATTATCCCTGAGTTCTATGTGATCAATTTCGATGATCTCACTAGGAGCCATCGCTGTAATCCTCTGGCACCAGAAACCATGCTGGATATTACTGATGCAGCAGAATCGGCAAGGACTATTTTGATGGGCTTGAACAGGGAATGGATCAAAAAACAGGGAGACTTCTTTGTGGAATCACCGATCAATTTTCTGACAGCTATCATCTGGTTTCTTCGCAAATACAACGATGGGGAATTCTGTACTTTACCCCATGTCATTGAATTAATGCAGGCGGATTACGATGAATTGTTTACGGTTTTACGCACAGAAAAGGATATCGATGTGCTGATCAATCCCTTTGTAAATGCATACCTAAATGATGTAATGGAGCAGCTGGAAGGGCAGATTGCATCGGCGAAAATATCCATGGCAAGGCTGTCCTCCGCACAGTTATATTATGTGCTTTCCGGCAATGATTTTACGCTGGACATTAACAATCCAGAGGAGCCAAAACTGGTCTGCATGGGAAACAATCCCCAGAAAATACAGATCTATGGAGCCGTACTTTCATTGTATGTAAACCGTCTGGTGAAGCTGGTAAACCAGAAAGGAAAGCTAAAAAGCAGTCTGATTTTTGATGAGTTTCCGACAATCTATTTGAATGGCATGGACAGTCTGATTGCCACTGCCCGGAGCAATAAAGTTGCTACGACCATAGGTATTCAGGATCTGAGCCAGTTAAGAAAAGACTATGGAAGGGAGCTTGCCGATGTGATCATGGGCATAGTAGGGAACATTGTTTCGGGACAGGTTAACGGGGATTCTGCTAAACAATTATCTGACAGGATAGGGAAGATCATGCAAGATAGACAGAGCCTTTCAATCAACAGTGGGGATACTTCTATCAGTAAGTCCAAACAACTGGAATCAGCAGTTCCACCATCTACCATTTCTTCTCTTTCATCAGGTGAATTTGTGGGAATGGTGGCCGATAATCCGGATTGTAAAATGACTCTGAAAGCTTTTCATTCCGAGATTATCAACGACCACAATGCCCTGAAAAGAGAGCAGGAAAACTATGTCCCTATCCCTGAAATCCGAAAGATAAACAGCACGATAGTACAGCGCAACTACCTACAGATCAAGCAGGATGTGCGGGATATCATTCAGGCTGAAATGAGTAGGCTGTTGAATGATCCGGGGCAGAAACATTTGGTGATAAAAAAAGAGGGATAG